A stretch of Cucumis sativus cultivar 9930 chromosome 2, Cucumber_9930_V3, whole genome shotgun sequence DNA encodes these proteins:
- the LOC101212797 gene encoding AP2-like ethylene-responsive transcription factor ANT — MKSMSDNEDSNNNNNNNNNSWLGFSLSPHMKMEVSSSDHPYNQHHSLHSASNPFYLSPHFNNNNTEIFYGIPDNSSLHHHSAAASLSVMPLKSDGSLCIMEALSRSQTEGMVPSSSPKLEDFLGGATMGGRGGYFNQNAESESDREHSFDLLQRPIRQNQQILIQNSNQYYSGLLPSSIGIGTCDPQILPPDDDGIPCFRNWVSRSHYSATHNTLEHHITGGDGGGGGTLMNESNGGGSASIGGMSCGELQSLSLSMSPGSQSSSFTTSGQISPTGGDGTAVETKKRGPGKLCQKQPVHRKSIDTFGQRTSQYRGVTRHRWTGRYEAHLWDNSCKKEGQTRKGRQVYLGGYDMEEKAARAYDLAALKYWGPSTHINFPLENYQTELEEMKNMSRQEYVAHLRRKSSGFSRGASVFRGVTRHHQHGRWQARIGRVAGNKDLYLGTFSTQEEAAEAYDIAAIKFRGVNAVTNFDISRYDVEKIMASNTLLAGELARRNKDVEPSNDSSIVPYDSSIVSNNNGGIGIGMEINPDANTANGNANDWKMALYQNPSHHQQQAAAATCVADSLDNHQNKSMAVSGGYRNTSFSMALQDLIGIESLSANTHGIEDDVSKQVTHFSNSSSLVTSLSSSREGSPDKTNVSMPFGKAPPLMASKLIGATNGVGVGSWYPSPQQLRPTAAAAISMAHLPVFATWNDT; from the exons atgaagtcCATGAGTGATAATGAGGATagtaacaacaataataacaataacaataatagttGGTTAGGATTCTCTCTTTCTCCCCACATGAAAATGGAGGTTTCTTCTTCTGATCATCCATATAATCAACACCATTCTCTTCACTCTGCTTCAAATCCTTTCTACTTATCTCCTCATTTCAACAACAATAACACTGAAATCTTTTATGGGATTCCTGATAATTCCTCTCTTCATCATCACTCTGCTGCTGCTTCCCTCTCGGTAATGCCTCTCAAATCCGATGGTTCACTCTGTATTATGGAAGCCCTTTCAAGATCTCAAACTGAAG gGATGGTGCCGAGTTCTTCACCGAAACTTGAGGATTTTCTTGGTGGTGCAACAATGGGAGGTCGAGGAGgctattttaatcaaaatgcTGAATCTGAATCCGACAGGGAACATTCTTTCGACCTTCTTCAAAGACCCATTagacaaaatcaacaaattttaattcaaaattccaATCAATATTATTCTGGGTTACTTCCTTCTTCCATTGGAATTGGAACTTGTGATCCCCAAATTCTTCCTCCTGATGACGACGGAATCCCTTGCTTTAGAAACTGGGTCTCTCGCTCTCACTACTCCGCCACTCATAATACTCTCGAGCACCACATTACCGGCGGCGatggcggcggcggcggcacTCTTATGAATGAAAGTAATGGTGGTGGTTCTGCTTCCATTGGCGGAATGAGCTGTGGAGAATTACAGTCGTTGAGTTTGTCGATGAGTCCAGGTTCTCAATCGAGCTCGTTCACGACTTCCGGCCAGATCTCCCCTACTGGAGGCGACGGCACCGCCGtggaaactaaaaaaagaggCCCCGGAAAACTCTGCCAGAAACAACCCGTTCATCGTAAATCCATCGATACTTTTGGCCAAAGAACCTCTCAATATCGTGGCGTCACCAG GCATAGATGGACGGGGAGATATGAAGCTCATCTGTGGGATAACAGTTGCAAGAAAGAAGGACAAACCAGAAAAGGAAGACAAG TGTATCTTG gagGATATGATATGGAAGAAAAAGCTGCGAGAGCTTACGATCTTGCCGCCCTCAAGTATTGGGGACCCTCTACTCATATAAACTTTCCG TTGGAAAATTATCAGACTGAActagaagaaatgaagaatatGAGCCGCCAAGAATATGTTGCCCACTTGAGAAG gAAAAGCAGTGGCTTTTCAAGGGGCGCTTCAGTTTTCCGTGGTGTCACAAG ACATCACCAACATGGACGATGGCAAGCTAGAATTGGGAGAGTTGCTGGAAACAAAGATCTTTATCTTGGGACATTTA GCACGCAAGAGGAAGCGGCTGAGGCTTATGACATAGCAGCAATCAAATTCCGCGGTGTAAATGCAGTCACCAACTTTGACATTTCCAGATATGATGTCGAGAAAATCATGGCTAGTAATACTCTACTGGCAGGCGAGCTGGCTAGAAGGAACAAGGATGTCGAACCAAGCAACGATTCCTCAATCGTTCCCTACGACTCCTCCATTGTGTCAAACAACAATGGTGGGATTGGGATTGGGATGGAAATAAATCCCGACGCCAACACCGCAAATGGGAACGCTAATGATTGGAAAATGGCATTGTATCAAAATCCATCACACCACCAGCAACAGGCAGCTGCCGCTACTTGTGTTGCTGACTCTTTGGATAATCATCAAAACAAGTCGATGGCTGTGTCGGGCGGTTATCGAAACACGTCGTTTTCGATGGCATTGCAGGATTTGATTGGGATCGAATCGTTAAGCGCTAATACTCATGGGATTGAAGATGATGTGAGCAAACAGGTgacacatttttcaaattcatcatcGTTGGTGACGAGTTTAAGTAGCTCGAGAGAAGGTAGTCCTGACAAAACGAATGTGTCAATGCCGTTTGGAAAGGCCCCACCCTTAATGGCATCAAAGCTAATCGGTGCAACAAACGGTGTTGGAGTCGGGTCTTGGTATCCATCCCCACAGCAGCTGAGGCCAACAGCAGCAGCAGCCATTTCCATGGCACATTTGCCTGTTTTTGCAACATGGAATGACacttaa
- the LOC101203245 gene encoding probable xyloglucan glycosyltransferase 12 translates to MASWWGRESHKGTPVVVKMENPNWSIVEVESPSDEDFIIGAESPPGRARDKGRGKNAKQLTWVLLLKAHKAAGCLTSIGSALVNIVTVVKRRLASGRTDADTDADNDNADGGVRENPIVKTRFYLFIKVFLWLSVLLLGFELAAYYKGWHFEAPHLQLDYLWTTPFGVKDAFDWLYSKWVVIRVAYFAPPLQFLANVCIVLFLIQTLDRLILCLGCFWIRFKKIKPVPKDAAMDLESGETGYFPMVLVQIPMCNEKEVYQQSIAAVCNLDWPKDKLLIQVLDDSDDPITQLLIKEEVHKWQQLDAKIEYRHRVIREGYKAGNLKSAMNCSSVKDYEFVAIFDADFQPASDFLKRTVPHFKDNEELGLVQARWSFVNKDENLLTRLQNINLAFHFEVEQQVNGVFLNFFGFNGTAGVWRIKALEEAGGWLERTTVEDMDIAVRAHLHGWKFIFLNDVECQCELPESYEAYRKQQHRWHSGPMQLFRLCLPDIVHSKIGISKKFNLIFLFFLLRKLILPFYSFTLFCIILPMTMFVPEAELPAWVVCYIPATMSFLNILPAPKFFPFIVPYLLFENTMSVTKFNAMVSGLFQLGSAYEWVVTKKSGRSSEGDLSSMVEKKRMNSEKSVSANNLEEIELIQKQDKKLPRKKHNRIYVKELALAFLLLTASARSLLSAQGIHFYFLLFQGISFLLVGLDLIGEQVV, encoded by the exons ATGGCTTCTTGGTGGGGAAGAGAAAGTCACAAGGGAACCCCTGTCGTTGTGAAGATGGAAAATCCCAACTGGTCAATAGTTGAAGTTGAAAGTCCTTCCGACGAGGACTTCATAATCGGCGCCGAGTCGCCACCGGGTCGAGCCCGAGACAAGGGACGAGGCAAAAATGCCAAACAACTCACTTGGGTTCTTCTTCTTAAAGCCCACAAAGCCGCCGGTTGTTTAACCTCCATTGGCTCTGCATTGGTCAACATCGTCACCGTCGTTAAACGCCGTCTTGCTTCTGGAAGAACGGACGCCGACACCGACGCCGACAATGACAACGCTGACGGCGGCGTGAGGGAGAACCCAATTGTTAAAACCAGGTTCTATTTGTTTATCAAGGTTTTCCTTTGGCTGTCGGTGCTTCTGTTAGGGTTTGAGTTGGCGGCTTATTATAAAGGTTGGCATTTTGAGGCACCCCATCTTCAATTGGACTACTTGTGGACAACCCCATTTGGGGTTAAGGATGCTTTTGACTGGTTATATTCCAAATGGGTTGTAATTCGGGTTGCATATTTTGCTCCGCCTCTGCAGTTTTTAGCCAATGTTTGTATAGTGTTGTTCCTCATTCAAACTTTGGATAGGCTTATTCTATGTCTGGGTTGTTTCTGGATTCGATTCAAGAAAATCAAACCTGTTCCTAAGGATGCTGCTATGGATCTTGAGTCTGGTGAAACTGGCTACTTCCCTATGGTTCTTGTTCAGATCCCAATGTGCAATGAGAAAGAG GTTTATCAGCAATCAATTGCTGCTGTCTGCAACTTGGACTGGCCAAAAGACAAGTTACTGATTCAGGTTCTTGATGACTCGGATGATCCAATCACCCAATTGCTGATCAAAGAGGAGGTACATAAATGGCAACAACTCGATGCCAAAATTGAATATCGACATCGGGTGATCCGAGAGGGATATAAGGCTGGCAATCTCAAGTCTGCCATGAATTGTAGCTCTGTCAAAGACTACGAGTTTGTTGCTATCTTTGATGCTGATTTTCAGCCTGCTTCTGATTTCCTCAAAAGAACAGTTCCTCATTTTAAG GATAATGAGGAACTAGGACTCGTTCAAGCACGATGGTCATTCGTGAACAAAGACGAGAACTTGCTAACCAGACTACAGAATATTAACTTAGCCTTCCATTTTGAAGTAGAGCAACAAGTGAATGGCgtgtttcttaatttctttggATTCAACGGAACTGCTGGTGTTTGGAGGATAAAGGCTCTTGAAGAAGCCGGTGGCTGGTTGGAAAGGACCACTGTCGAGGACATGGACATTGCCGTCCGTGCTCATCTTCATGGTTGGAAATTCATATTCCTCAATGACGTAGAG TGCCAATGTGAATTACCAGAATCGTACGAAGCATATAGAAAACAACAGCATAGATGGCATTCGGGACCAATGCAACTGTTTCGACTTTGTTTGCCCGATATAGTTCATTCAAAG ATTGGCATAtcaaagaaattcaatttgatcttcctattttttctcttacGGAAGCTGATACTGccattttattcatttaccCTCTTCTGCATAATTCTCCCAATGACGATGTTTGTTCCTGAAGCTGAGTTGCCGGCGTGGGTTGTATGTTACATTCCAGCTACAATGTCCTTTCTCAACATCCTTCCAGCACCAAAGTTCTTCCCCTTCATTGTTCCTTACCTCCTCTTTGAGAATACTATGTCAGTAACTAAGTTTAACGCAATGGTCTCGGGACTCTTCCAGCTAGGTAGTGCATATGAGTGGGTTGTTACGAAGAAATCAGGCCGCTCGTCTGAGGGTGATCTTTCCTCAATGGTTGAGAAGAAAAGGATGAATTCTGAAAAGAGTGTCTCAGCAAACAACCTTGAGGAGATTGAATTAATCCAAAAACAGGACAAGAAGTTGCCAAGGAAGAAGCATAACAGAATATACGTGAAGGAGCTAGCACTAGCTTTCCTTCTTTTAACAGCCTCAGCTAGAAGCCTCCTCTCAGCTCAAGGGATTCATTTTTACTTCCTGCTGTTTCAGGGAATATCCTTCCTTCTTGTTGGTTTAGACTTGATCGGCGAGCAAGTTGTTTAA
- the LOC101203010 gene encoding transcription factor bHLH49, producing the protein MAGSTSGFQCETMKCSFGVSSSQPLIGVDTSFSSTLGSSSTTPLCELSTASLENEGVKTISNILHDPSTLSFDMFGTGNFSDMVGSFGFLTEADHSQIANIKCPFSYVQILDDEEMVSPKNDAKSRPDCVSENQRKFVLGSNSSSPNKNAEDNFNVEPTEILDKADKTQKVEHRLSANFNTKPDSKKAKGGSQNVQAPKENYIHVQARRGRAANNHSLAERVRREKISERMKLLQQLVPGCHQITGKTVVLDEIINYVQSLQQQVEFLSMKLASVGLESSLEAEQILLTNNSYLSSSNVLCKRGENVNDPRSRIIHTSPHVTFQLYGTTPTMPRTTSPSTF; encoded by the exons ATGGCTGGTTCTACTTCTGGCTTTCAATGTGAAACAATGAAGTGTTCTTTTGGAGTTAGCAGTTCTCAGCCATTGATTGGAGTTGatacttctttttcatctaCTCTTGgatcttcttcaacaactcCTCTATGTGAATTATCCACAGCTTCTTTGGAGAATGAGGGAGTGAAAACCATTTCTAACATTCTTCATGATCCTTCAACTTTGAGTTTTGATATGTTTGGAACTGGGAACTTCTCAGATATGGTGGGTTCTTTTGGCTTTCTAACTGAAGCTGATCATAGCCAGATCGCCAATATTAAGTGTCCATTTAGTTATGTGCAAATTCTGGATGACGAAGAAATGGTCTCACCAAAGAACGATGCAAAGTCTCGACCCGATTGCGTTAgtgaaaatcaaagaaaatttgttcttGGTTCCAATTCTTCTAGCCCAAATAAG AATGCTGAAGATAACTTTAATGTGGAACCAACTGAGATCCTTGATAAAGCTGACAAAACACAGAAGGTTGAGCATCGATTGAGTGCAAATTTTAACACCAAACCAGATAGTAAAAAAGCCAAAGGAGGCTCTCAAAATGTACAAGCCCCCAAGGAGAATTATATTCATGTTCAAGCGCGAAGGGGGCGAGCTGCTAATAACCATAGCCTCGCAGAAAGG gttagaagggaaaaaatcAGCGAACGAATGAAGTTGCTGCAACAGCTTGTTCCTGGATGCCATCAG ATTACCGGGAAAACCGTGGTGCTCGACGAAATTATTAACTATGTACAATCACTGCAACAACAGGTGGAG TTTCTATCAATGAAACTCGCAAGTGTCGGACTAGAATCAAGCTTGGAGGCAGAGCAGATTCTACTCACAAAT AATTCATACCTTTCGTCATCGAATGTTCTTTGTAAGAGAGGCGAAAACGTCAACGATCCTAGATCAAGGATAATTCACACAAGTCCTCATGTCACGTTTCAACTTTATGGAACAACGCCAACCATGCCAAGAACTACATCTCCTTCAACTTTCTAA